Genomic segment of Aquarana catesbeiana isolate 2022-GZ linkage group LG02, ASM4218655v1, whole genome shotgun sequence:
acatagccattaatgtctaaaccgctggcaacaaaagtgagtacacccctaaatgaaaatgtccaaattgggcccaattagccattttccctccccggtatcatgtgacttttagtgttacaaggtccaaGGTGTGaattcggtgttatcgctctcactctctcatactggtcactgtaagttcaacatggcacctcatggcaaagaacgctctaaggatctgaaaaaaagaattgttgctctacataaagatggcctaggccagtgatggcgaaccttggcaccccagatgttttggaactacattccccgtgatgctcatacactctgcaatGTAgtcaagcatcatgggaaatgtagttccaaaacatccggggtgccaaggttcaccatcactggcctaggctgtatataagaagattgcaaagaccctaaaactgagctgcagcacggtggccaagaccatacagcggtttaccaggacaggttccactcagaacaggtctccccatggtcgaccaaagaagttgagagcacgtgctcagcgtcatatccagaggttgtctttgggaaatagatgtatgagtgctgccagcattgctgcagaggttgaaggggtggggtgtcagcctttcagtgctcagaccatacgctgcacactgcatcaaattggtctgcatggctgttgtcccagaaggaagcctcttctaaagatggtgcacaagaaggcccgcaaacagtttgctgaagacaagcagactaaggacatggattactggaaccatgttctgatgagaccaagataaacttatttggttcagatggtgtcaagcgtgtgtggcggtaaccaggtgaggagttcaaagacaagtgtgtcttgcctacagtcaagcatggtggtgggagtgtcacatgagggctgccggcactggggagctacagttcattgagggaaccatgaatgccaacatgtactgtgacatacttaagaagagcatgatcccctccctttggagactgggccccagggcagtattccaatatgataatgaccccaaacacacgtacaagatgaccactgccttgctgaagaagctgagggtaaaggtgatggactggccatatctccagacctaaaccctattgaacatctgtggggcatcctcaaacagaaggtggaggagcgcaaggtctctaacatccaccagctccgtgatgtcgtcatggaggagtggaagaggactccagtggcaacctgtgaagctctggtgatctccatgcccaagagggttaaggcagtgctggaaaataatggtggccacacaaaatattgacactttggccccaatatggacattttcacttaggggtgtactcacttttgttgccagaggtttagacattaatggctgtgtattgagttattttgaggggacagcaaagtgctgtcacatgaaaagatataataaaatatttacaaaaaatgttaggggtgtactctttcgtgagatactgtgtgtgtgtatatgtgtatatatatatatatatatatatatatatatatatgtatatgtgtaatatatatatatatatatatataatatatctctatCTTCTCTAGTCTAGACTCGGGTAACAACCATAAAACGTTGCACATCTACACATTATAATTCACAACTTAGCCGTTTGtcagcatgaaggtaaaaaacaaactttctgcctttacaaccgctttaaacaccAAGTTCACCTTTTTGAACATGTTCCAACCACATTTAGGATGTTACATGTAACATGATCCAGCTCCTGCCGCCAGTTCCCCAGCTTTCCTCCTCAGTGTGACAGTGGGCGGGaaatcttctccccacacccggtATCACTTTTTAAAAGGAACATGgccgtgcggggctccacccacacaaccTCGTCATTCATTGACAGTTTCCtatgaataaatgaactacaaTCAGCCAACACGGCTGaaggcttgtagttctgaatgaactgtgagggccttaaagccgcgtacacacgagcggactttgcggcagactttgtccggcggacttttcaaacggactttctgaatgaacagacttgcctacacacgatcagccaaagtccgacggattcgtacgtgatgacgtacgaccggactaaaacaaggaagttcatagccagtagccaataggtgccctagcgtcggtttttgtccgtcagactagcatacagacgagcggacttttcgactggactcgagtccgtcggaaagatttgaaacatgtttaatttctaggtccgtcaaacttttggggaaaaaaagtccgctggagcccacacacgattgaattgtccgacggactccggtctcccggaccaagtatgccgtaaagtccggtcgtgtgtacgcagcataatgagCACTCTTgaagttcattcacaagccctgcatcTTTCAAAAATACAACCTGTATGAAGGTACGGGCAGAAAGCTGAAGGAAGTGTCTACAGAAACTTGACATTGCACCCCTGATTCACTGatcaggggtgcgatttttttccAGGCTCCTACAGGAAAAACTAATAGTGCACATTAGTTTTTTGgcgaaaatatgtgcatttatttatttttgtgcctGAAAAAGTGAATTTATTCTTTAAGGAGTGTGGATCGGTTCTCCGTTTTTCCCTTTAAAGGGACACAAGTTTGAGCTTGTGTGACCTCCATATAGTACTGTGGTCTGAATGTGAGGTAAATGGCTTTGAGTGAGTGAATAAAGCCATGGGTGATTGAGTGCACAGGGTGTATGCGCTTTGGAGTGCCTTTTTAAAGTTTTACATTAGGTGGATCACAAGGGTTTTCTATGACAGACTTTGGTTGATGTGTCACAGACTTCGGATCATTCATTGGTATTATTGtattttgtcacatttttatgctttcacggTTTAGCATAGTATCtaatcatggtttttttttttaattattttttgactttgatatttgtatgtatttatctttttgtaaatattattgACACACTTTAGTTACTTTAGTATTGAGTGGTAGTGCTGCACTGTTTTGAACCATTTgatttatttaaagtgtatgtaaacccactaCCATCATTTGCAAGATATTAACATAGTTAATATCTATaatgatatacatgcctcctgcttgTATCCGTTTGTTTTATTACTCACCCCCTCAGCTGTAATTTGCCCCGCAATATCGCCGAATTGGTGGGCGTTTCTCATTCCCGGCGCTCGGGCGGAGTCGTGACATCAGAGGACTCCTCCGCCCACCACTACACTCCCCTAGGCCATCCGGCGTTGCGAGGATGAGCTTCGTACCAGGGAAGACTGAAGTGCGTGTGCAGGAGTGACAGAGCGCGTTCTGTGAAGAAGCAGCGCGCGCTCATgttactcctgcgcatgtgcagaagAAATCTTACTCCTCCGTCCCCCTCTGTGTCTTCCACATCCCCcgctgtcttcctcctcctccgccccccctcatTCCCCGCAGCCGGCTTCCCTCTCCTCTACAATCCTCTCCTCTACCGCGggctgcgaggggggggggggggcgcaggggaatctgtcaggatggagagtggagaaaGGGGCCGGTATATCAATTAccggcccctttcttttctgaatagGACACAGAGCGTTCGTTACTGATCGCTCTGTGATAACTGAgtagagtaacctgtgtgttattctgctcagtttatgaatggagaagagTCTCTGTCTTCCCTGCATTCATCTTaaatgcagagaaaaggactggggtaTCTGTATCCTCTGTccgtttctctgtctcaaatgggagatgtcaggggtttcggtttagacccctgacatgtcaccaaagcccccaacagggctgaaatatatatagatataaaaataaaattgtaaaaaaaaaaagataaaaaaatgaaatttgaaaataaaaaacgactgacaccacaTTATAAATAgataattgcgctaatattaacttACTAATATTGCACAGTGTACCACCAAATATGTGAATAATTGTGAGCATATATTGAaccatacaaaataaatacaattaataattttcttttgtGTAATGATAGCAATAGAGCAAACTTTTGCCACAGGTAAAGAATATCACATTCCACTGCGTGCAAACCAAATTATCTgccatttatataatatatatatatatatatatatatatatatatatatatatatatatatatatatatatatatatatatatatatatatatatatatatatatatacatatatatatgtgtgtgtaatatcagaccagtggagtgtctgcagccagggctgagattatgctgagatgtggaacatccaatcctggtagagcagcagaagaaaggagtgggcgGGAATTAAAAAATGCATGTGTctttaggctagtgcacgagatgtaaatcacctgcaagggagagtatttgacaaagtttttctctctttgtcaagatttatctcactgaacaataaaagaggattgctcagagatggattaactctgtgtgacaagactgggctcaaatgataggaaatcttatactctacattatgacaccaaaataaaaaaaaatgtttttcgggtttacgtccactttaaggctgggttcatatctGTGCAGGTGATTCCCGCTGTGGGTCCGCACCTGTTCCTGCAGCCGCAACCACCTGCACAATGAATCCTAATAAAACACTGCGCACACTGGAGCTCGCACACGCACTGGGAACCTCACTGCACTTGTGTTTTCCGTGTGGGCTGCGATTTCTAAAgtgctgcagggaccttttccctacGTTTCaggaggcatggcagcccattcaaatgaatgggcagccATGCCCATGCAAAACACGCCTCACAGAGTGTGAGCCTTAGAGTGGAGTGAGGACACCTTTTGAGTGCTAACTAGCAGCCGaggatttttatttcttttcactTACATTGGAAGATGGTGTGCAGGTTTTTTGTGTGAATAGTTTAGAAAATGTTATAAGGCGCAAAAccagtcgttcccccccccccccccccttttcccttttataAAAGATTTAATGGCTGGCATCTTTGAACTGCTGATGGCATTCCTAAAGTACTATATATGTAAAACAATGTCTATAATCTATTTTGTTAGTCCAGTTCTGTATTTTGACAGGTATTTAAGgtgtgtatatttttttatgtattttaaacaGGTGACACATTGGTTGTGGAAGAAGATAAAAGCAGGAATGCTACGGTCGTGAAGCAATATGTAAATGATCAGACTCTGCCAAGAGCTCCAGCAATTGTTCGTAGAGTAGTTCCAGCAGACAATTCCTGTCTCTTTACAAGTGTTTACTATGTGGTGGAAGGTGGTGTATATGACCCAGCATGCGCACCAGACATGCGTAGCCTTATAGCTGAAATTGTTGCCAGTGATCCCACAAGTTATTCTGAAGCTGTGCTTGGAAAAAGTAATGAAGAGTACTGCTTGTGGATTCGTAGGGATGACACATGGGGTGGAGCTATAGAAGTTTCAATACTTTCCAAATTTTATCAGTGTGAAATTTGTATAGTAGATACCCAGACAGTGAGAATAGATCGTTTTGGGGAAGACGCCGGTTACACCAGACGGGTTTTTCTAATTTATGATGGCATTCACTATGACCCTTTACAGCGCCAGTTTCCTGATCCTAGTATGCCCCCTATGACCATTTTTTCCACAACAGATGATGATGCACTGGTGCAGGCCTTGGAGTTGGCAGATGAAGCGAGGAAGAAAAGGAAGTTCACAGATGTGAATAGATTTGCCCTACGTTGTATGGTTTGCCAGAAAGGATTAACTGGACAGTCGGCAGCAAGAGATCATGCCAAGGAAACTGGGCACACCAATTTTGGGGAGGTGTAGTATCCCAAACTTCGGATAATTGGTGAAAACTACCTCGTACCCCAGAACCCAGTTTAACGTGCATATGTAGTGATATTCTGAAAACAACTAAGGAAAGTAGGCAACAcctgctttctttctttttctttttttcttcagggttttgggatatttattgtggtgttaaagctgaactccagccatttTTTTGGCAGTTTTAAGATTAATTTAAATGATTTTTGGTTAAAACAAGTACTAAAGGTACCCGTATGCATTAGGTGGCTCCAGTGTCAGAGGCTGAGACCATCAGGGTAGCAAAAGATCTTTTATTTTATCTGGCATAAGTATTCCTAATGCTTTTATACTGTATGTGGtattgattgtttgtttttttgttttttggttttttttggtctGTGAATTTGACAGCGCAAGGTCAGCCAGTGGTTAACAAGCCAGAGAGGCTGAACAACTGCTAGTGTGATCTTTGATAagtatataatcacacacacacaaacactttgtgctttttttacactttattctgGCAAAGAAGTTGACACGTGTTAATTTTTTCCACAATTAAATAATTGTGTTAAGATGAAATGCTACTTGGGATAATGGTGTGATATTTAAACTAAATGTACTAGGGGTTGTGTAAGTGTATGCATGTGTAAAAATCTTTCATTTAATCTAGCTGTCAAATCATTAATTACCTAAATGTAATTTTAATTAGTACCCCAATCTGCCTGTGAACTATAATATCtggaatagaaaactggctaaaaaatgCACGCAAATTCGGCATACTGTACATACACtgcatttaacaatttttgtgtcaCTTGCTTTATTCTGTTATAGGTACTATTGAGTGCCATTTCCTACCTTTTTTCAGTATCTCCTCAGTATACCACTTCAGCCCTTTGAAAATCCAATGCAGATGCAACATTCTGAAAGTGTATAGGACTAAACAAACACCTACTTGTATATATCTTACAACATTATAATCTGGTAACTCTCCCAAGCACCAGGTACTGCAGTCTGGGAGATTGTGTCCTGCATACATTGCAAAGTATGTCTTTGGGTTGCGGTAGCAGATGGGCGAGGTGGATTGCTAAAAAACAGACATGGCACATTTAGGGAGCATATTGTACAATATTACTGTTACTTTAGCTAGTTAATCTCCTAGGTGAGTGTCATTTTCCTTACAGAAACCTTGTGAACTGATAACTTCCAGTGCTTATGCTGCATGCTTTTAGTTCCCACCTTTTTCTGAGGTCtacggcagtggttctcaacctcagttctATCTAGGAGAAATtccgaaaacatggcctgttgggagtacttgaggactgaggttgagaaccactggtctacagaAGAGGAAATGTTTGTAGTGCAGATTAGGAGagtagcctagggtgacaacaacACTACTTCTCCATAGATACTGTAGAGTAAGTGGGTGTTGCCAACATGAGACAGGAATTGTTAGTGAcaagatcaccaggttaaaataaaggttTAAGAAAACTAGTCAACCACCACATCTAACATCTGCTGTTTGTGGGGTTTAGATGTgccttaagctgaactccaggcaaacggaTGCAATGCATGTATTGGAGCTGTTTTACCTGACAAAGTATTTACGTTTTTGTTCATCCAGTCAAGATGTTTACACAGCCCTGCCGTACAGCAGAAAATCTGTTTTCTCTGCTGTAGTTAAGTTACAATTACAGGTCTTGACAGTGAAAGGTGAAGCAGCACATAGATGAGCTCATCGaacactctgctccctcctcctatgAGCATGTCCCTCAGTAGATCATGAATGCTGCAGTACAAATGACTGGCTATTTGTGGTGCTGCTTTTTCTGCCAGTCTAATCTCTGCTTTACAGTTGACTGTATAAGGCTGATACCACGTCAAGTTCAGGTCGCGTTAAAAAGGCCaggttaagtttaaaaaaaataaaaataaatttaatgatgaatacaaagctgcatttgtcttttatatctgcctggagttcagctttaagttttttAGATTTGTAACCttatttttttctcatccattcaggGACATAGGAAGATATTTATTGTTGGGGTATACTGCCATCTACAGAAGGACTGAAtactggtaaacaaaaaaaatctaggATAAGCCCTcttactaccagcatgcctcagttttttttgTTAGTGTCCTAGAAGGAAGGATGTCTTTTCTTCAGTTTTGAAGTGGAAAAATCCTTTTTTGCTAGAGTTTTTGTCTTTAGTCAAGATGCTTTGCTACATTGCTGCTTGAGCTGGTCTCTACAATTGCATCTATCCAGAGCAGCCTTTCTCCAGCCTTGCTTTGGAGTGTTGTACCTAGAGCCTGCTGGTACAGATGTTGCAGTGAAAAGTGACCTTCAGGGACTTGGTTCCTCACTAGTCACTTTCCAGACCTCATTCTGATAAAGTTAGCAGCAGAATACTTTCCAAGTCCAGCGCCACACACCATGCCTCTGCTTGCCCTGTTGCCTAAGATTTACTGTGTGAGTAAGCCAATTTGTCTGACCACTGGAAACTACCTAGTTGTTGAACCACTGTGTGCCTTGAATTTCCTATTCTCTGCTGGTTTCACTGGGGATGAGGTTAACATTGTTGTGCTCCtcactttttcccatctcccaacTACTTTGAAAGGAGCCACGTGGACCTTCGATCCATTCCTATTGCACGCCTACTGTTACAGCACCCATCTCCAGCTATCTGATCCTACACCTGCGACCAGCATTTGGGTTCTGTAGGTATCTAGGAGGCTTTGTCCGATTTACTCTGGGCTAAGCTGCTTATCACCAAGCAGTTGCAACATGTCTGATTCTCGATACAGGAGGGGTCAGTCCCACTGTTACAGGTGCTCTCAGCTCACACTCAACTAAAGCCTTCAGGTGCTGTCTACAGTGTGCCTACTGATGCGTTCGACATCTGCATCCAGGAATTCTCTGGCCCTCTTCTTGAAGAGCCTATGCCACCTTAAAAGTTCCCTCTACACaaggagttttcttttttttcacttttcagtcATGCTTGACTTTTTAGGCCAAATGGCACAGATGGTTGTTGACTTGCTTAACGCAGAGGTC
This window contains:
- the YOD1 gene encoding ubiquitin thioesterase OTU1 is translated as MMRLRCKTRQGTHLLQGLTEVSSVRELQELIAGVSGISGPTQRVMVGYPPASLDLSDADAPLRELPIKSGDTLVVEEDKSRNATVVKQYVNDQTLPRAPAIVRRVVPADNSCLFTSVYYVVEGGVYDPACAPDMRSLIAEIVASDPTSYSEAVLGKSNEEYCLWIRRDDTWGGAIEVSILSKFYQCEICIVDTQTVRIDRFGEDAGYTRRVFLIYDGIHYDPLQRQFPDPSMPPMTIFSTTDDDALVQALELADEARKKRKFTDVNRFALRCMVCQKGLTGQSAARDHAKETGHTNFGEV